GACTCGAGCACCTGGCGGAACCCCTCGACATCGGGCAGCTCGGGCATGGCCGGCGCGTCAGGGCTCCTGGAGGACGGAGAGCACGTTCCCGGCCGGGTCGGTGAACCACGCGATCAGCGGGCCGCCGCCGCGGAAGATGCCCTTCTCGTCCACCTCGAACTGGTCGTACCGCTCGAACCGCACCCCTCTCCTGCCCAGCTCGTCGACCGCGGCCTCGATGTCGTCGACGGGGAAGTTCAGGACGGTGTACGTCGCCGGGGCGTGGTCCGGCT
This genomic stretch from Streptomyces sp. Go-475 harbors:
- a CDS encoding VOC family protein, translated to MFGETKAYSGFSVDDIDAARDFYGDTLGLRVSEDNGMLFLHIAGDRDILVYPKPDHAPATYTVLNFPVDDIEAAVDELGRRGVRFERYDQFEVDEKGIFRGGGPLIAWFTDPAGNVLSVLQEP